One window of Candidatus Methylocalor cossyra genomic DNA carries:
- the cmoA gene encoding carboxy-S-adenosyl-L-methionine synthase CmoA — translation MAKDDLFRDPETRIDEFDFGPRTAAVFDDMLERSVPFYAEIQRMLGEIAADFAVPGTRLYDLGCSTGTTLLRLDPVVPAEVTFVGVDASPDMLDKARAKLAAHGFRRPHQLICQNLEQGVAVTDASVVILCLTLQFVRPLHRDRLISGIAAGIRSNGCLLLVEKILGQDSTFNRLFVKYYYEFKKRQGYSELEIARKREALENVLIPYHFEENRELLLRNGFRACEVFFRWYNFCGMLAIK, via the coding sequence ATGGCTAAAGACGACCTTTTCCGCGATCCCGAAACCCGCATCGACGAGTTCGATTTCGGCCCTAGGACCGCCGCGGTCTTCGATGACATGCTGGAGCGCTCGGTCCCCTTCTATGCCGAAATCCAACGCATGCTAGGGGAAATCGCGGCGGATTTCGCGGTGCCGGGCACCCGGCTGTACGACCTCGGCTGCTCCACCGGCACCACCCTGCTTCGGCTGGACCCCGTGGTGCCGGCCGAGGTCACGTTCGTCGGCGTGGATGCCTCCCCCGACATGCTGGACAAGGCCCGTGCCAAACTGGCTGCGCACGGCTTCCGCCGCCCGCACCAGTTGATCTGTCAAAACCTGGAACAGGGCGTGGCCGTCACCGACGCCTCGGTGGTCATCCTGTGTCTGACCCTGCAATTCGTGCGCCCGCTCCATCGCGACCGGTTGATCTCCGGGATCGCCGCAGGCATCCGCTCGAACGGCTGCCTGTTGCTGGTGGAAAAGATCCTGGGCCAGGATTCCACCTTCAACCGGCTGTTCGTCAAGTACTACTATGAGTTCAAGAAACGCCAGGGTTACTCCGAGCTGGAGATCGCCCGCAAGCGGGAAGCCTTGGAGAACGTGCTGATTCCCTATCACTTCGAGGAAAACCGCGAGCTCCTGCTGCGCAACGGCTTCCGCGCCTGCGAAGTGTTCTTCCGCTGGTACAATTTCTGCGGGATGCTAGCCATCAAATAA
- the iscX gene encoding Fe-S cluster assembly protein IscX → MKWSDTFEIAIALAERHPEVDPRYVRFTDLLDWILHLEGFDDSADKCNEKLLEAVQMAWIEEVS, encoded by the coding sequence ATGAAATGGAGCGACACCTTCGAGATCGCGATTGCCCTAGCTGAACGCCATCCCGAAGTCGACCCCCGGTATGTGCGGTTCACCGATCTTTTGGATTGGATCCTGCACCTGGAGGGTTTCGATGACAGCGCCGACAAGTGCAACGAAAAATTGCTAGAAGCGGTGCAGATGGCCTGGATCGAGGAGGTGAGCTAG
- a CDS encoding ATP-binding protein, with translation MKLQIERPYFEALAERFPNLAPLKEQLRFGTRVEVPFRRLSRDELACLGELYRQAGPELQTKAAQIATLQKALTDDGVRFAAEDLEMVLPAIARFLLTDGLRGWLFTAQATGRPLPYVITRLDYTPASNDEIGKVFIELKANAKGAIASQTLRISASDIAGKTVAEIFADKGFLKETPELIEAYDATIERYFDWRSRYGAQFSGRGLGFYAEDPTATHRDTDWSRKDVVVLCSGGGSARLVNDEGVLSQRALTLDATGDILGPYLRKAAKSNRYDAEEEVQESRDAIPKGMFTQLPVHPYILMFHLELHHYLWVHVDDLEPYRYQPDLKQKLILPEEHTDLIDILTAEMDVLMDDLVAGKSGGTTVLCAGPPGVGKTLTAEVYSEIVQRPLYRVHSGQLGLNVASMETALKDALTRAQRWGAVMLIDEADVYIRRRDDNMTANAVVGVFLRVLEYFNGLLFLTTNRVDDIDEAIVSRCIALIKFQPPGRDDRRKIWRVMTEQFAVEVAEPLLDELADLFPTATGRDIKGLTKLVAKYCHQKRIPPTLEVFKRCSVFRGMV, from the coding sequence ATGAAGCTCCAGATCGAGCGACCCTACTTCGAGGCCCTGGCGGAACGGTTTCCAAACCTGGCGCCGCTGAAGGAACAGCTGCGTTTTGGGACCCGCGTGGAAGTGCCCTTCCGGCGGCTTTCTCGCGACGAACTTGCCTGCTTAGGGGAGCTTTACCGGCAGGCGGGGCCGGAACTTCAGACCAAGGCGGCGCAGATCGCCACCCTGCAAAAGGCCTTGACCGACGACGGGGTGCGTTTCGCCGCCGAGGATCTGGAGATGGTGTTGCCGGCCATCGCCCGCTTCCTGTTGACCGACGGGTTGCGGGGCTGGCTGTTCACCGCCCAGGCCACCGGCCGGCCGCTGCCCTACGTCATCACGCGGCTCGATTACACTCCGGCCTCCAACGACGAGATTGGCAAGGTGTTCATCGAGTTGAAGGCCAATGCCAAGGGTGCCATCGCCAGCCAGACCCTGCGCATCTCCGCCAGTGACATCGCCGGCAAGACGGTGGCGGAGATCTTCGCCGACAAGGGGTTTCTGAAGGAGACCCCGGAGCTGATCGAAGCCTATGACGCCACCATCGAGCGCTACTTCGACTGGCGCTCCCGATACGGCGCCCAATTCTCCGGACGGGGGCTCGGTTTTTACGCCGAGGACCCGACCGCCACCCACCGCGATACCGATTGGTCGCGCAAGGACGTGGTGGTGCTGTGCTCGGGGGGCGGTAGCGCCCGGTTGGTCAACGACGAGGGTGTGTTAAGCCAGCGGGCGCTGACCCTGGATGCCACCGGGGACATCCTCGGGCCCTATCTGCGCAAGGCCGCCAAGAGCAATCGCTACGACGCCGAGGAGGAGGTTCAGGAATCCCGGGACGCCATCCCCAAGGGCATGTTCACCCAGCTTCCGGTGCATCCCTACATCCTCATGTTCCATCTTGAACTGCACCACTATCTGTGGGTGCACGTGGACGACCTCGAGCCCTACCGGTATCAGCCCGACTTGAAGCAAAAGCTGATCCTCCCCGAGGAGCACACTGACCTTATCGATATCCTCACCGCCGAGATGGATGTGTTGATGGACGATCTGGTGGCGGGCAAGTCCGGTGGCACCACGGTCCTGTGCGCTGGCCCCCCGGGGGTGGGCAAGACCCTGACCGCCGAGGTGTACTCGGAGATCGTCCAACGGCCCCTGTACCGGGTGCACTCGGGACAGCTGGGGCTCAACGTCGCCAGCATGGAAACGGCGCTCAAGGACGCCCTCACCCGTGCCCAGCGTTGGGGGGCAGTGATGCTGATCGATGAGGCCGATGTCTACATCCGCCGGCGCGACGACAACATGACGGCGAACGCCGTGGTGGGGGTGTTCCTCAGGGTGCTGGAGTATTTCAACGGCCTGTTGTTCCTCACCACCAACCGGGTGGACGATATCGACGAGGCCATCGTGTCCCGCTGTATCGCCCTGATCAAGTTCCAGCCGCCGGGCCGGGACGACCGCCGCAAGATCTGGCGGGTGATGACCGAACAGTTCGCCGTGGAAGTCGCCGAGCCCCTGCTGGACGAACTGGCCGACCTGTTCCCCACCGCCACCGGTCGCGACATCAAGGGACTGACCAAGTTGGTGGCCAAGTATTGTCATCAGAAACGGATTCCCCCCACGCTGGAGGTGTTCAAGCGCTGTTCGGTGTTCCGGGGGATGGTTTGA
- a CDS encoding BolA family protein translates to MGSERLLRLRERLEQAFQPVRLEIVDDSRAHAGHRHGGGGHFSVRLCSERFEGRTALERHRLVYAAVADMMPGEIHALSITASTPAESGGTE, encoded by the coding sequence ATGGGCAGCGAACGCCTCCTCCGGCTTCGAGAGCGGCTGGAGCAAGCCTTCCAGCCGGTGCGCTTGGAGATCGTCGATGACAGCCGCGCCCATGCCGGGCACCGCCATGGCGGCGGCGGCCACTTCTCGGTCCGGCTCTGTTCCGAGCGGTTCGAAGGGCGCACGGCCCTGGAGCGGCATCGGCTGGTCTATGCGGCGGTGGCGGACATGATGCCGGGGGAGATCCATGCCCTCAGCATCACCGCCTCCACCCCGGCCGAGAGCGGCGGGACCGAGTAG
- a CDS encoding SIR2 family NAD-dependent protein deacylase, translated as MSAVATERLAEDLRAGRIIPYLGPEVLGLTPGAAPPSSPEALVELITAKVTVPHKIRKNLTAASQYIENFKHRKILVNLLQDAFRSPPQPSVLHEFLAGLALPLIVDVWYDATMAAALSQRSDFGQVQGVSRAEHLGDWVHYFRADQQRAEPEEANGWVTLLYKPLGSITPAANFIISDSDYVEVLTEIDIQTPIPERVKELRRGRAFLFLGCRFRNQLERSYARQIMKRSSDRHYAVLAGELTRNEARFLKEQGIERIDQPLPEFVAQLTGRAVDARQAAVA; from the coding sequence ATGAGCGCCGTAGCGACCGAACGGTTGGCGGAGGACTTGCGGGCGGGGCGGATCATACCCTACCTCGGCCCCGAGGTGCTGGGCCTGACCCCGGGCGCGGCGCCGCCGAGTTCCCCAGAGGCCCTGGTGGAGTTGATCACCGCCAAGGTCACCGTGCCCCACAAGATCCGGAAGAACCTCACCGCCGCCAGCCAGTACATCGAAAACTTCAAGCACCGGAAGATCTTGGTGAACCTGCTCCAGGACGCCTTCCGAAGCCCACCCCAGCCCAGCGTGTTGCACGAGTTCCTGGCCGGGTTGGCGTTGCCCCTGATCGTCGATGTCTGGTACGACGCCACCATGGCGGCGGCCCTCAGTCAGCGCAGCGATTTTGGGCAGGTCCAGGGGGTGAGCCGGGCCGAGCACCTCGGCGATTGGGTCCACTATTTCCGTGCCGATCAGCAGCGGGCGGAGCCGGAGGAAGCCAACGGCTGGGTCACCCTGCTGTACAAGCCGCTGGGCTCGATCACGCCGGCAGCCAATTTCATCATCTCCGACTCCGACTACGTGGAAGTGCTCACCGAGATCGACATCCAGACGCCCATCCCGGAGCGGGTGAAGGAACTCCGCCGCGGCCGCGCATTCCTGTTTCTGGGCTGCCGTTTCCGCAACCAGCTGGAACGCAGCTACGCCCGGCAGATCATGAAGCGCTCCAGCGACCGCCACTACGCCGTGCTGGCTGGTGAGCTGACCCGCAACGAGGCGCGCTTTCTCAAGGAACAGGGCATCGAGCGGATCGACCAGCCGCTCCCCGAGTTCGTCGCCCAGCTCACCGGGCGGGCGGTGGATGCCCGCCAGGCGGCGGTGGCCTGA
- a CDS encoding 2Fe-2S iron-sulfur cluster-binding protein, whose product MSGFLRTDKRRNGKAWLTVLPAGKRVEVARGVNLLEAIAVAGESVAQRCGGRARCGECQVLVRQGWRGLSKVRQAERDRLAKVQGVDPLSRLACQAALGIHNNIVVELVNH is encoded by the coding sequence ATGTCGGGGTTTTTGCGCACCGACAAGCGGCGCAATGGGAAGGCCTGGTTGACCGTGCTGCCCGCCGGCAAGAGGGTGGAAGTGGCGCGGGGCGTCAATCTGCTTGAGGCCATCGCGGTGGCGGGCGAGAGCGTCGCCCAGCGCTGCGGCGGCCGGGCCCGCTGCGGCGAGTGCCAGGTGCTCGTGCGGCAAGGCTGGCGCGGCCTGTCCAAGGTGCGCCAGGCGGAACGCGATCGGCTCGCCAAGGTGCAAGGGGTCGATCCGCTCTCCAGGCTGGCCTGTCAGGCCGCTCTGGGTATACATAACAACATCGTCGTCGAACTTGTAAACCATTGA
- a CDS encoding DegT/DnrJ/EryC1/StrS family aminotransferase — protein sequence MDTAPTLLLSDPDISLAELEAVENVLKSPRLSAGPLVEAFEAAFAEYLGRKHAVAVSSATLGLMLALKAQGLGPGDEIIASPFGFRETAHGIALAGATPVFVDIDYWSGTLVPSKVEAALTPKTRAIVAGNTNGHPAPWPAFRELANRHGLLLVEDSTEAIGSRYQGRLVGGFGDCALFDFTQPSPLNCGEGGMVVTDDGALASRLRALRGRRLSERHSVVLGEIPPYRAELSELNAALGLVQLQRLDGILERRKQIEAYYDGHMQSFEGIKPPYLAPDVDEAHWLLYLVHLGTRFSKSSRDAILQDLATERIEAVAYCQPLHQQRFYSQLGYRKGDFFVTEKLADRAIALPFHNHLTEDQVGFIVKTAKDASINVGAGSAIYL from the coding sequence ATGGACACCGCACCCACTCTGTTGCTGTCCGATCCTGACATCAGTCTGGCCGAGCTGGAAGCGGTGGAGAACGTCCTGAAATCGCCCCGGTTGAGCGCGGGACCGCTGGTGGAGGCCTTCGAGGCGGCCTTCGCCGAATACCTAGGGCGGAAACACGCGGTGGCGGTGAGCAGTGCCACCCTGGGGTTGATGCTGGCGCTCAAGGCTCAGGGCTTGGGCCCCGGCGATGAGATCATCGCCTCGCCGTTCGGCTTCCGGGAGACGGCCCACGGCATCGCCTTAGCCGGCGCCACCCCGGTGTTTGTGGATATCGACTACTGGTCGGGCACCCTGGTGCCGAGCAAGGTGGAGGCCGCCCTCACCCCCAAGACCCGCGCCATCGTGGCCGGCAACACCAACGGCCATCCGGCGCCGTGGCCGGCGTTCCGGGAGCTGGCCAACCGGCATGGCCTGTTGTTGGTGGAGGATTCCACTGAGGCCATCGGCTCCCGCTATCAGGGCCGGCTGGTGGGCGGTTTCGGGGATTGCGCGTTGTTCGATTTCACCCAGCCTTCGCCCCTCAATTGCGGCGAAGGCGGCATGGTGGTCACCGACGATGGGGCGCTGGCCAGCCGGCTGCGGGCTCTGCGCGGCCGCCGCCTTAGCGAGCGGCACTCGGTGGTGCTAGGGGAGATCCCCCCCTACCGGGCTGAGCTCAGCGAGCTCAACGCCGCCCTCGGTCTGGTGCAGCTCCAACGCCTGGACGGCATCCTGGAACGGCGCAAGCAGATCGAAGCCTATTACGATGGTCACATGCAATCCTTTGAGGGCATCAAACCCCCCTATCTGGCGCCGGACGTGGACGAAGCCCACTGGCTGCTGTACCTGGTGCACCTCGGCACCCGGTTCTCCAAATCCAGCCGCGACGCCATCCTCCAGGACCTGGCGACCGAGCGCATCGAAGCGGTGGCCTATTGCCAGCCCCTGCATCAGCAGCGCTTCTACAGCCAGTTGGGCTATCGCAAAGGCGATTTCTTCGTCACCGAGAAGTTGGCCGATCGCGCCATCGCCCTGCCGTTCCACAACCATCTCACGGAGGACCAGGTGGGTTTCATCGTCAAGACCGCCAAGGATGCCTCGATCAACGTCGGGGCTGGCTCGGCAATTTATTTGTGA
- the nifT gene encoding putative nitrogen fixation protein NifT — MKVMIRRNAAGELSVYVPKKDLEEPIVAQQNPGLWGGVVTLANGWELELPAMAADTTLPITVDARRVSGD; from the coding sequence ATGAAGGTCATGATCCGCAGAAACGCCGCTGGCGAGTTGTCCGTCTACGTGCCCAAGAAGGATCTGGAAGAACCCATCGTCGCTCAACAAAATCCCGGCCTCTGGGGTGGGGTGGTCACCTTGGCCAACGGCTGGGAATTGGAACTGCCGGCCATGGCCGCCGACACCACCTTACCCATCACCGTGGATGCCCGCCGGGTGAGCGGAGATTGA
- a CDS encoding cysteine desulfurase family protein, whose amino-acid sequence MSDPLIYLDNNATTPVAPECMEAMARCLRESWGNPSSKHRAGEAAKSETLAARAKVAALLGASPAEIVFTSGGTEANHQAILGALAALPERRHVVTSQVEHPSTLALLRHLESQGVRVTYLPVDGQGRLDLLDLERALTEDTALVSLLWANNETGVLFPIAEAARLAAARGALFHTDAVQAVGKIPIDVRQVPVDFLSFSGHKLHAPKGVGALFVRKGRKLAPLLFGHQERGRRGSTENVPGIAALGVAAELAGQALEGASKGQIGALRDRLERELMARIPGATVNGAGADRVPGTTSLCLGPMDAEPVLDQLDRAGICASAGAACTSAGTEPSHVLLAMGLAPEAALGTIRFSLSRYTTAAEIDRVVELLPDIVRAHLAEAA is encoded by the coding sequence ATGAGCGATCCCTTGATTTATTTGGACAACAACGCCACCACCCCGGTGGCGCCGGAGTGCATGGAAGCGATGGCGCGCTGCCTACGGGAGTCTTGGGGCAACCCCTCTAGCAAACACCGCGCCGGGGAAGCGGCCAAGAGCGAGACCCTGGCAGCGCGGGCTAAGGTGGCCGCGCTGCTGGGGGCTAGCCCGGCGGAAATCGTCTTCACCAGCGGTGGCACCGAGGCCAACCACCAGGCCATCCTAGGGGCCCTGGCGGCCTTGCCGGAACGACGCCACGTAGTCACCAGCCAGGTGGAGCATCCGTCGACGCTGGCGCTCCTCCGCCACCTGGAGTCCCAGGGGGTGCGGGTGACCTATCTGCCGGTGGACGGCCAGGGCCGCCTGGATCTTCTCGACCTGGAGCGAGCGCTGACCGAGGATACCGCCCTGGTCTCTCTGCTGTGGGCCAACAATGAAACCGGGGTGCTGTTCCCCATCGCCGAGGCCGCCCGCCTGGCCGCTGCCCGGGGCGCCTTGTTCCATACCGACGCGGTGCAGGCGGTGGGCAAGATTCCCATCGATGTCCGCCAGGTGCCGGTGGACTTCCTGTCCTTTTCCGGACACAAGCTCCATGCCCCCAAAGGGGTAGGAGCGCTGTTCGTGCGCAAAGGCCGCAAGCTGGCGCCGCTCTTGTTCGGCCACCAGGAGCGGGGACGGCGGGGGAGCACCGAGAACGTGCCGGGCATCGCCGCGCTTGGGGTGGCGGCGGAGCTCGCCGGCCAAGCCCTGGAGGGGGCAAGCAAAGGGCAGATCGGGGCGCTGCGCGACCGGCTGGAACGGGAGCTGATGGCCCGCATCCCCGGCGCCACGGTGAACGGTGCGGGTGCCGACCGGGTCCCCGGTACCACCAGCCTGTGCCTGGGCCCCATGGACGCCGAGCCGGTGCTGGACCAGCTGGATCGGGCGGGGATCTGCGCCTCGGCGGGGGCGGCCTGCACCTCGGCCGGGACCGAGCCCTCCCACGTGCTTCTGGCCATGGGGCTCGCGCCGGAGGCGGCGTTGGGCACCATCCGCTTCTCCTTGAGCCGCTACACCACGGCGGCGGAGATCGACCGGGTAGTGGAGTTGTTGCCGGACATCGTGCGCGCGCACCTGGCCGAGGCGGCCTGA
- a CDS encoding DUF3024 domain-containing protein, with amino-acid sequence MNGTLASTLAPAAEGRGLHPNELDLKRIERSLRQRRRYRYVTPEVRPVRGGYAIVSPCCSRNIDPEGGVIDIALLEFQDRVGCWRLYRKDHRAGRWVEHGEYRALAPILELLNEDPHRQFWQ; translated from the coding sequence ATGAACGGCACGCTTGCGTCCACTTTAGCGCCCGCGGCCGAGGGCAGGGGGCTCCATCCCAACGAGCTGGACCTTAAGCGGATCGAGCGATCACTCCGCCAGCGCCGGCGCTACCGCTACGTGACCCCGGAGGTGCGGCCAGTGCGGGGTGGTTATGCCATCGTGAGCCCGTGCTGTTCCCGGAACATCGATCCAGAGGGCGGGGTGATCGACATCGCCCTGCTGGAGTTCCAGGATCGGGTCGGGTGCTGGCGCCTGTACCGTAAGGACCACCGGGCCGGTCGTTGGGTGGAGCATGGGGAGTATCGGGCCTTAGCGCCCATACTCGAGCTATTGAACGAAGATCCCCACAGGCAGTTTTGGCAATGA
- a CDS encoding nitrogen fixation protein NifZ, whose product MIEPRTPIYQWGQKVWALTDLYNDGSYPDREPEALLVAAGSQGEIVQVGFHEEAKVPVYLVEFPNGCVVGCFEEELRAEQARGPVAGLL is encoded by the coding sequence ATGATTGAACCACGCACCCCGATCTATCAATGGGGGCAAAAGGTTTGGGCGCTGACCGATCTCTATAACGACGGCAGCTACCCGGATCGGGAGCCCGAAGCCCTTTTGGTCGCCGCCGGCAGCCAGGGAGAGATTGTCCAGGTGGGCTTCCACGAGGAAGCCAAGGTTCCGGTGTATCTGGTGGAATTTCCCAACGGCTGTGTGGTGGGTTGCTTCGAAGAGGAGCTGCGGGCGGAACAGGCCAGGGGCCCCGTGGCCGGCCTCCTGTGA
- a CDS encoding nitrogen fixation protein NifZ translates to MATNIVRDSDVNELSEPPRFKFGEKVRSKKMVRNDGTFTGRDIGEVLVKKGEVGYIKSINTFLQQFYIYAVDFPERGYAVGMKGREIESLDNPPPPKGARVPEGEEG, encoded by the coding sequence ATGGCTACCAATATCGTCCGTGACAGCGATGTCAATGAGCTCAGCGAGCCGCCGCGCTTTAAATTCGGCGAGAAGGTGCGCTCGAAGAAGATGGTCCGTAACGACGGAACCTTCACCGGCCGGGACATCGGCGAGGTCCTGGTGAAAAAGGGAGAGGTGGGCTACATCAAGAGCATCAACACCTTCCTGCAACAGTTCTACATCTACGCGGTGGACTTTCCGGAGCGGGGCTACGCGGTGGGGATGAAGGGCCGGGAAATCGAGTCCCTGGACAATCCGCCCCCGCCCAAGGGCGCCCGTGTCCCCGAGGGGGAGGAGGGATAG
- a CDS encoding 4Fe4S-binding leucine-rich repeat protein — MTDIEEARDWQGRLLDCSGCERYAEREQGRCRLGHACVHDRYARRIDRFFRWNPQLAKAYLDHPYFETRAVAAKYVEVFLLARLVDDPDETVRQSVAQRLPLRSRHLKALGRDPHREVRIRVAERLELGELASMIDDPDYYVRQIVARRLPPGQLVRMLHDPDPEVRKVVARRVGAEWLPTLAGDPDLGVRLEALRRMDSGQLRRYRHDPDWRIRYEVAGRLDPGELVALRDDPEAAVRELVEQRLTGGEDQWPKAS; from the coding sequence ATGACTGACATCGAAGAAGCCCGCGACTGGCAGGGCCGGTTGCTGGATTGTTCCGGCTGCGAGCGCTATGCCGAGCGGGAGCAGGGCCGCTGCCGGTTGGGTCATGCCTGCGTGCACGACCGCTATGCCCGCCGCATCGACCGATTCTTCCGTTGGAATCCGCAGTTGGCAAAAGCCTACTTGGACCACCCCTATTTCGAGACCCGGGCGGTGGCGGCCAAGTATGTGGAAGTGTTTTTGCTCGCGCGGTTGGTGGATGATCCCGACGAGACTGTGCGCCAGAGCGTGGCCCAGCGCCTGCCGCTGCGCTCCAGGCATCTCAAGGCCCTAGGCCGGGACCCCCACCGGGAAGTGCGGATCCGGGTGGCGGAGCGGCTGGAGCTCGGCGAGCTGGCCAGCATGATCGACGACCCCGATTACTACGTTCGGCAGATCGTGGCCCGGCGCCTGCCGCCGGGTCAGCTGGTGCGCATGCTGCACGATCCCGACCCGGAAGTGCGCAAGGTGGTAGCACGGCGGGTGGGTGCGGAGTGGTTGCCGACCCTGGCCGGAGATCCGGACCTCGGGGTGCGCCTGGAAGCCCTGCGGCGGATGGACAGCGGACAGCTACGACGGTACCGGCACGATCCCGATTGGCGGATTCGCTACGAGGTCGCCGGCAGGCTCGACCCCGGCGAACTGGTCGCCCTGCGCGACGATCCCGAAGCCGCGGTGCGGGAGCTGGTGGAACAGCGCCTAACTGGCGGTGAGGACCAATGGCCGAAGGCCAGTTGA
- a CDS encoding HesB/IscA family protein, whose product MDLTITPSAEKFIRRMIRFGGAGEDAGFRLTVSPGGCSGLSSEFSVEAEPRPGDAVVVQNGLKLFLPAESRLLLQGVTMDFVDTPMSSGLVFRSPQSAGCSTCGSSAGGGGATVSVSAIQVKGCS is encoded by the coding sequence ATGGATCTGACCATTACCCCCAGTGCAGAAAAGTTCATCCGGCGCATGATTCGCTTCGGCGGCGCTGGCGAGGACGCCGGTTTCCGGCTCACGGTGAGCCCGGGCGGCTGTTCCGGGCTGAGCTCGGAATTCAGCGTGGAGGCGGAGCCCCGGCCCGGCGACGCGGTGGTGGTGCAGAACGGCCTTAAGCTGTTCCTGCCCGCGGAAAGCCGCCTGCTGCTGCAAGGCGTCACCATGGATTTCGTGGATACCCCGATGTCCAGCGGGCTGGTGTTCCGCAGCCCCCAATCGGCCGGCTGCAGTACCTGTGGCAGTAGCGCTGGCGGGGGCGGGGCGACCGTGTCGGTGTCCGCCATTCAGGTCAAGGGCTGCAGCTGA
- a CDS encoding 4Fe-4S binding protein — MAYKIVEENCTGCCACEPECPNQAISETKGGLFVIDPAKCTECIGFHDEPQCVAVCPIDDTCIIDDNYPRYQAA, encoded by the coding sequence ATGGCCTACAAAATCGTCGAAGAGAACTGCACCGGCTGCTGCGCCTGCGAGCCGGAGTGCCCCAACCAAGCCATCTCGGAAACCAAGGGCGGGCTGTTCGTCATCGATCCCGCCAAATGCACCGAGTGCATCGGATTCCATGACGAGCCCCAGTGTGTGGCCGTCTGCCCCATCGACGATACCTGCATCATCGATGACAACTATCCCCGCTATCAAGCAGCCTAG